The nucleotide window GTATGCCGATGCCATGCTCCTCTACGATGAGATCTTATCGAAGGGTTTCGATGCCCATAACTTTATTAAAGGGTTGAGTGGACATTTTCGCGACTTGCTTATGTGCCGCGATGTTCGAACTATAACTTTGCTGGAGGTAGGTGCTTCTATAGCTACACGGTATCAGACTCAATCGGCAAACTGTGCTCCAGAATTTTTGTTCGAAGCACTCTCCATTTCGAGCAAATGCGATGCGGGGTATAAATCCAGTAGTAGCCCTCGATTACATGTTGAACTTGCATTAATTGAGCTGTGTAATATACTGGCTGAAAAAAAAAAATCTAGTTTAGCCGTTTCAGTTACAACTGCTGAGGAAAAAAAAACTAGTTACGGTGATAATCCATTACCAGCCGCCTCTTTAGATCAAACAAAGCCTGCCGACTTGACACCCGACGTGCCGTTGGCTGAAATTCCTACACCGACTCCTGCCAAAAGGGCGCCTCTAAGCGGTTTGATTGGAGGTGGAGTTCCCAACACTTCAAGTTTTTCGATTAAGGGTGCATTAACTTCTAAGCCCGATGAAGTAGCCAGTGTGCCGGACGAAAAGGGTGAGGATGTTATAGATAATGATGATGAACAAGATACTGAATTAGTGGATTATGTTGAGAAGCCTGTTAAGAATGAGGATTTTCAACGGGTCTGGAAAAGTTATGCAGAGCGCATCAAGCAAAATAAGTTTCGACTCTACAATGCTATGTTAACTTTTGAACCTACCTTAGTCGACGGCTATAAGGTGGAGTTTTTTGTTTCGAACAATCTTCAAAAAGAGGAAGTTGATAGTGTTTTTCACGAGTTACAATACTATCTTCGGAAGCACTTAAGCAATAGTACACTTGAGTTGGTGGTCGAATTGGCTACGTCCGATCAAAAAACGCTCATTTATACTGCCGAAGATAAATACAAGTTTTTAAGTCAGAAAAATCAAGTCTTAGTAATGCTTCGGCAACAAATGAACCTTGATTTCGAATAAATTGTTAATGAATTAGGTTTAACTTAAAACATATTTTATGCTAACGAAAAAAATGGAAAGTGCTTTTAACGAGCAAGTAAATGCTGAGTTTTGGTCTGCATATCTTTACCTATCAATGTCTGCACACTTTTCAAGTGCAGGATTTCCTGGTGTTGCAAACTGGATGCGTATTCAGGCTAAGGAGGAATCTACCCATGCTGCCAAGTTCTTCGACTATATTCTGGAGAGAGATGGTGCTGCAATACTAAAACCTATTGCTGCAGTTGAAAACAAATGGGAGAGCCCAATGAGTGCATTTGAAGAAGTGCTAAAACATGAGCAAAAGGTTACGTCGCTAATAAACAATCTTATGCACGTGGCGGTTGAAGAGAAGGATTTTGCATCTCAAAGTTTGCTTAAGTGGTTTATTGACGAACAAGTAGAAGAAGAAGCCAACGTGAAAGCAATTCTTGATTCACTACGAATGGTTCAGGGCAACGGTAAC belongs to Williamwhitmania taraxaci and includes:
- a CDS encoding DNA polymerase III subunit gamma/tau — its product is MDHFIVSARKYRPSTFISVIGQTSITTTLKNAILRKHLAQAYLFCGSRGVGKTTCARIFAKTINCLNLTADTEPCNTCESCKSFNENRSLNIHELDAASNNSVEDIRTLIEKVRIPPQIGRYSVYIIDEVHMLSNAAFNAFLKTLEEPPAHAIFILATTEKHKIIPTILSRCQIFDFNRIRVEDMVQFLTYIAKEENVSTEADALNVIAQKADGAMRDALSIFDQVVSFSGDAITYQKVIENLNVLDYEYFFRLTDFFLQGKYADAMLLYDEILSKGFDAHNFIKGLSGHFRDLLMCRDVRTITLLEVGASIATRYQTQSANCAPEFLFEALSISSKCDAGYKSSSSPRLHVELALIELCNILAEKKKSSLAVSVTTAEEKKTSYGDNPLPAASLDQTKPADLTPDVPLAEIPTPTPAKRAPLSGLIGGGVPNTSSFSIKGALTSKPDEVASVPDEKGEDVIDNDDEQDTELVDYVEKPVKNEDFQRVWKSYAERIKQNKFRLYNAMLTFEPTLVDGYKVEFFVSNNLQKEEVDSVFHELQYYLRKHLSNSTLELVVELATSDQKTLIYTAEDKYKFLSQKNQVLVMLRQQMNLDFE
- a CDS encoding ferritin, with the protein product MLTKKMESAFNEQVNAEFWSAYLYLSMSAHFSSAGFPGVANWMRIQAKEESTHAAKFFDYILERDGAAILKPIAAVENKWESPMSAFEEVLKHEQKVTSLINNLMHVAVEEKDFASQSLLKWFIDEQVEEEANVKAILDSLRMVQGNGNGMYMIDRELATRVFVDSTVAAK